CGCATGGGAGTGTATTCCGCCCTGTTCAGCGGAGGCAACAGGAACGGGGCCAGCCTGATAATCATGATCTTGATAGACCTCACGGTTCCATTGGCGGCATCGTTGGTCCAGCTCGGAGTATCCAGGAACCGCGAGTTCCTTGCGGACGAATCCGGCGGGAGGCTCACCGGAAAGCCGATGGCGCTGGCTTCCGCGCTCAATAAGCTGGAGACCGGATGCAGCTCCCCGAACAACACGTATTCAAGCGATGCGTACGAATGCATCTGGATCTCAAGCCCCAAAGGGCTCAAGAAGCTGACCGGTTTCACCAACCTTTTCAGGACCCACCCTTCCACCGAGGCAAGGGTAGAGAAGCTCCGCGAGCTCGACAAGGAGCTCAACGGCTCTTACCGCCCGTACTGACGGGAAAACGGGATTCCGGACGGTCTGTTCGGAACCCCTTCATTTCCATTGGAAAATCAGCTGACCGGCTCCCATTTGGCCAGCTCGTTGACTTTGGACAGGGTTGATCCTCTTCTGATTTCTTCTCTAGTCCTGTTCTCCCTCTCATGGACGTCCAGAGCGCGGTTGGCCACTTCGACGGCTGATTCCTTGGGGATCACGACCAATCCGGATTCGTCTCCCACGATCCAGTCTCCGGTGCGGACCCTCTGGCCGCCGACTGTGATTTCTATGCCTATCCCGCCGTATCCCTTGGGCTCTCCGGCGCAGGGCGCTACCGTGCGGGAGAACGCCGGGAATCCCAGGTCGCGGATGTCGTCTATGTCTCTTATGGCACCGTCGATGACGATTCCGGCCGCTCCCATGACCATGGCGGAGCATGTTGCGAGCTCCCCCCAAACAGCAACCGGAGCCGCTCCCACGTCGACCACCAGGACGTCTCCCTTTTTGACGCGGTCTATGGCTTCCACCGGCTTTGCCCAGTCGCCGTTCGTCGTCTGCACGGTGAGAGCGCGGCCCACCATCCTCTGCTTGTGCCCCAAGGATTGCGGAAGGATCCCGAACATGACTCCCTGCTTGTGGAACGCATCCGAGATGTTGCAGGTGGACACCCTGGAGAACGCTTCGAACAGATCGTCCTCAGAATATTTTTTGGCGAGGTCCGTCCTGATCTTTGCGCCTGCGATAGCCTTTTTGACGTTCTCCGCGGCCGCCTTTATGTTTTCGGTCTTTATGATCGCTCCTCCGACGATGATGTCGGCGGCGCCGGCTTCCGCGTAGAGCCCGGCGTTCTCCGCGGTTATCCCTCCTGCGACGGCCACGGGTATGGAAACTTCTTCCACGATCTTCTTTAAGATGTCTATCGGCGGCTCCTCGCCTTTCATCTGGGTGTCTATCCCCATGTGGAGGCAGATGTAGGCCACCCCAAGTTTCTCCACTTCCTTCGCGCGGGAGACTTTGTCGGGGACGTTTATCATGTCCACCATTATCTCCGCGCCGTATTTTCTGCCCGCTTTGACGGCTTCGTCGATAGTTGAATCGTCCGCCAATCCCAGAACAGTGACGACGTCTGCCCCGGATTTGGCCATTATCTCAACCTCGAACGCCCCGACATCCATGGTTTTGGTGTCTGCGATGAGCTTCCTGCCGGGGAATTCCCTGCGCAGAGCGCGAACGGCTTCCGCGCCTTCGCTCTTGATCAGTGGCGTGCCAACTTCTACCCAGTCCGCTCCGCCGTCCACCGCTTCGTGCGCGATAGGAACGGCTCTGCTGAGCTGCATAAGGTCCAAAGCAATCTGCAATGAGGGCATGCATGCGAATCGGGCGGCGTTTATTTCATATTTTTTCGTGGGCGCTCCAGATCCGTTCATATGAATTGGCTGTGGTAAAGGAATTCCTGCGCGTATCCGGCGTAAGGGCCGAATATGCTCCTTCCCGCATCGGCCACTTTGCGGTAGCTCCCGGTGACGCCATACTTCAGTTCCATGACCTTGGAGATGCGCGCGTCTATCGGGAAAGCCTCCAGATGCCCATAGGCGAACAGGGCGACGCAATCGGCGACCTTGGGACCGACGCCGTTTATGCCGACCAGAGCTTCGCAGCATCCCTCGTAATCCAGTTCGGCCATCGCATCCGGATCTATATTCCCGCTCTCAACGCGCTCAGCCAGCTCTATGAGCCTCTGCTCCCTGAACCCGAGTCTGCATGTGCATACCCTGTCCCTGCCATCGAGGATCTGCTCCGGCGTCGGGAATGAGGATCTCCCGCCCAAGTCCGTTCCGAATTCGGTGCAAATCGATTCGACCATCTTCCCGATGCGTGCTACGTTGGCATTGGTCGCAAGAAGATATGTCGCGAGGCATTCCCAGCGATCCTGCCTGAGTATGCGCATCCCTGGGCAGCGAGCTATAAGGTCTGCTACATACGGCTCTCTCCCGGATATGTCGGCAAGTATGGACTCTACGTCGTCATCCGCCCTCATGTAGTCCAGTATGCGTTTCTCAGAGCAGCCCTCTGCAGAGAACCCATTTTCTTCTTGTTTCAGGGTCACAATATTGCAGCCGAGAACGCCTTCCCAGGAGCCATCCACTTTCTTTCTCCACCTATGGGCTTGACCGCAGCCGAGGGTTGGGTCGAGCTGCACGTCGAGCTTTACCTTCATGAGCACAGGATATCGATCGGAATACTTGTTCTGTGCGATTGATTCTGATCCAGCTTAGTTCATCATACAAGGGCGAGCGGCTTGCGGGTGCCTAGTTTCTGCCGTGACATGAAGTTTTGTGTATTCATCGCACAACCACGATATATTTAGGCCCAGATGGCAGTGCTAAGGAGGGAGTCCGGCATATAGGGCTCCCCTTTGCGCCGGTCCCCGACCTGAGCAATCGAAAAGGAGGTGAGAATCCTGGACGATAAAAGGGCCAGAGGCATCCTGCAAAACTGACCCTGGTCCTCGAAGCGATTCGGTTTATCGCCGAGTTGCTGAGATTGCCCTTAATATGAAGGTGACAAACCTCTTACGGCCCTTTGGGGCAGGCAGAAGTCTGCGCATTCATCAGAGTTCCA
Above is a genomic segment from Candidatus Methanomethylophilaceae archaeon containing:
- a CDS encoding orotidine 5'-phosphate decarboxylase, producing MPSLQIALDLMQLSRAVPIAHEAVDGGADWVEVGTPLIKSEGAEAVRALRREFPGRKLIADTKTMDVGAFEVEIMAKSGADVVTVLGLADDSTIDEAVKAGRKYGAEIMVDMINVPDKVSRAKEVEKLGVAYICLHMGIDTQMKGEEPPIDILKKIVEEVSIPVAVAGGITAENAGLYAEAGAADIIVGGAIIKTENIKAAAENVKKAIAGAKIRTDLAKKYSEDDLFEAFSRVSTCNISDAFHKQGVMFGILPQSLGHKQRMVGRALTVQTTNGDWAKPVEAIDRVKKGDVLVVDVGAAPVAVWGELATCSAMVMGAAGIVIDGAIRDIDDIRDLGFPAFSRTVAPCAGEPKGYGGIGIEITVGGQRVRTGDWIVGDESGLVVIPKESAVEVANRALDVHERENRTREEIRRGSTLSKVNELAKWEPVS